The region CAACCCCCACCCCGTCAAACCCGAACCCCACCCCGCCCACGCCCACCCCACCAGCCTTCGCCTGACCCTGCCTCCCCTGGCCACGATCTGGCTCCGCCCCGCCTGACGCCTCCGGTGACCACGGCGTCGACGGTCGCGCGTCGATGATGCCCGCGCGGGGCGGGGCGAGGAAGGTGAGCGCCTCGCCCCGCCCGGTGGTCAGACCGTCGCCGCCCGCAGCGCCTCGGGCAGCTCGCCCTCGTACACGATCCCGAGCGCCTGCGTCGCCCGCGTCAGCGCCACGTACAGGTCGCTCGTGCCGTACCGCGCCGGTTCGACCACGAGGACGGAGTCGAATTCCAGCCCCTTGGCCTGGCGGGGGTCGAGGAGGACGACCGTCCGGGTCAGGTCGGGCTCCTCCCCGGCCGTCACGTCCTCCAGCCGGGCCGCGAGCGAGGTGTGCAGTTCGCGGGGCGCGATCACGGCGAGCCGTCCCTCGGCGGGGGTCAGTTCGGCGACGGCCTTCGCGACGGTGCCGGGCAGGTCGTCCCCGGCGGCGCGCGCCCACGGCCGTACACCTGTCGAACGCACCGAACGCGGCGGCTCGAAGTCCGGGTGCTGCGCACGCAGTACGCCTGCCGCCACGTCCATGATCTCGGACGGGGTGCGGTAGTTGACGGCGAGGCGCTTGTGCTCCCAGCGGTCCTCGACGTAGGGGGTGAGGATCTCCGACCAGGATCCCACTCCGGCCGCCTCCGCGGTCTGCGCGGGGTCGCCGACCAGGGTCATCGAGCGGGTCGGGATGCGCCGCATCAGCAGGCGCCAGGCCATCGGCGAGAGCTCCTGCGCCTCGTCGACGATGATGTGGCCGAACGCCCAGGTCCGGTCGGCCGCCGCGCGTTCGGCGGCGCTGCGGTGGTCCTCCTCCTCGTGCCGCTCGGCCATCCGCTCGGCGTCGATGATGTTGTGCGCGGACAGGACCTCGGAGTCCTCCTCGTCCTTGTCCTCGAACTCGTAGGTACGGGAGGCGTAGGACACGTCCAGCACGCCCTGCGCGTACGCCACCTGGGCGCGGCGTTCCTGGTCGGCGAGGGCGCGGGCCACGCGGTCGTCCTCGCCGAGCAGTTCGGCGGCCTCGTCGAGGAGGGGGACGTCGGCGGTGGTCCAGGCCCCGTCGACCGGGCGGCGGATCGCGTCCGCGTCCTCGTCCGGGACGTATCCCTCGGGGTCCGCGAGGAAGTCGGCGACCAGACTCTGCGGGGTCAGCCTTGGCCACAGCTGGTCGATGGCCGACCAGACCTCGGGGTTCTCGGCGAGGTCGTCGCGGATCTGGGTGATGTCGCTCGGGTCGAGCAGGTTCGAACCGTCGAAGGGGTCGGTGCCGATGCGCTCGGCCAGCATGTCGGTGAGCGTGTTGAGGATGTGGCCCTCGAAGTACTCGCGGGCCACGTTGTGCGGCAGCTTCGCCTCACGGGTGCGCTCGCGGGCGACCTGGACCAGCCCGGCGTCGAGCATCAGGATGTCCCGGTCGTGCTCGATCGCGATGACCGGGTCGGGCAGCACCTGGCGGCCCTGGACCACGGCGGCGAGCACCTCGGCCATGTCGGCGCGGCCCTTCACCGCGGCGGCCCGCGGGGTGTCGCCGGCGGTCGCCCTGACGCCGGGGAACAGTTCGCCGACGGTCGCGAGGAGCACGCCCGTCTCGCCGAGCGAGGGCAGTACCTCGCCGATGTAACCGAGGAAGGCGGGGTTCGGGCCGACGATCAGGACGGCGCGCTTCGCCAGCAGTTCCCGGTACTCGTACAACAGGTACGCGGCCCTGTGCAGCGCCACGGCCGTCTTTCCGGTGCCGGGGCCGCCTTCGACGACCAGCACGCCCTTGTGCGGGGCGCGGATGATCCGGTCCTGTTCGGCCTGGATGGTCTGCACGATGTCGCTCATGCGGCCGGTGCGTGCCGAGTTCAGCGCGGACAGCAGTACGGCGTCGCCGGTCGGGTCCTCGTGGCCGGTGCGCTCGTGGTCGCCGAGGTCGAGGATCTCGTCGTGCAGGTCGGTCACCCGGCGGCCGTCGGTGGTGATGTGCCGGCGGCGGCGCAGGTCCATCGGCGTGTGGCCGGTGGCGAGGTAGAAGGGGCGGGCGACCGGGGCCCGCCAGTCGATGAGGATGGGGGTGTGCTCGGTGTCGTCGGCGCGGATGCCGATACGGCCGATGTGGTGGGTGACGCCGGAGGTGAGGTCGATCCGGCCGAAGCAGAGCGATCCGTCCACGGCGTTCAGCGCGGCGAGCAGGCCCGAGCGCTCGGCGACGAGCACGTCCCTTTCGAGCCTGGCTTGCATGGGTGTGTTGCCCTGCGCGAGCGCGTCGCCGACGGAGGCCTCGGTGTCGCCCCGCAGCGCGTCCACGCGTGCGTACAACCCGTCGATGAATTCCTGCTCGTGCAGCAATTCATCGTCGGGAAATCCTGTGGTGCTCTCTGCGTTTGCGCCCCTGTTTGACAATTCCGCTCCCGGCCGGATATACTGTGCCCAGTGAACTTCTCCGCGACTCAATTCTTCTGAAGTCGCGAATCATTCAATATACGCAAAGAAATCCCCCGGGCGCAATTGCCCGGGGGATTTCTTGTGGTTCCGCTGTATATCGGCTAGGTCCGAGCCCGCCGGACAGTCAGAGCACGTCGGACAGCTCCTCCAGCAGCCGGCGCTTCGGCCGGGCGCCCACCATCGACTTCACCGGCTCACCACCGCGGAACACCATGAACGTGGGCATCGACAGCACCCGGTAGGCGTTCGTCGTCAGCGGGTTGGTGTCCACGTCCAACTGGACCACCTTGAGCCGCTCGCCCTCCTCGGCCGCCAGGGCGCTCAGCACCGGCCCCATCTGCCGGCACGGCGGGCACCAGTCGGCCGTGAACTCCACCAGCACCGGGAGCTCGGCGCCGATCACCTCCGTCTCGAAGTCCGCGTCCGTCACCGAAGCCACGCCTGCCACCTTGATCACCGTGTCCGCCCTTCCAGTTCGCATACGGGTTCCGGGCCGCCCGGAACCTCCGCCTCGGCCGCCAGCTCGTCACGCGCCCGCTCGGCCCGCGCCAGCTGCGCGCCGACCTCGGCCCGTACGGCCTGCAACTCGTCGATCAGCGAGTCCAGCTCGCCCAGCTTGCGCCGGTAGATCGCGAGCGAGGCCGGACAGGAGTCGCCCTGCGGGTGTCCCGCCCGCAGACACTCCACGAAGGGCCGGGTCTCCTCCAGGTCGAACCCGAAGTCCTGCAGTGTCCTGATCTGCCGCAGCAGCCGCAGGTCGTGCTCGTCGTACGTCCGGTACCCGTTCTCGCCCCGCCGCGCGGGCAGCAGCCCCCGCGACTCGTAGTACCGAAGAGTCCGCGTGGTGGTCCCGGCCCGCGCCGCCAGCTCGCCGATTCGCATGCCCCGACGATATTCCTTGACGCCGACGTCAAGGCAAGGGCAGCAATGGCTTTCGCTCCACCGGTGAGGACAGGACGATCGAGGTCGTCGTGCGCCCCAGCGCGGAGGTCTGTTCCAGGACGTCCTCCAGGTGGATCGTGTCCGCGACGGCGACCTTGAGGATCCAGCAGTCCTCGCCGACGACGTGGTGGACCTCGATGATCTCCGGGCGGGAGATCAGCTCCAGGGTCCTGGGGTGGCGCAGGGTGTAGCCGCCGTGCGGGTTGACGCGGACGAAGGCCTGGATGCCGTAGCCGAGGAGGGGCGGTGAGACATGGGCGCCGTAGCCGGTGACGGCTCCCGTGGACTCCAGCCGTCGCACGCGTTCGGCGACGGCCGCCGGGCTCAGCCGGACGCGCCGGCCCAGCTCGCTGAGCTTGATCCGGCCGTCGCTCTGCAGCAGTTCCAGGATCTGCCGGTCCAGCGCGTCGAAGGCCACCGACGTTTCGTTGGCGCCCGCACGCGGCTGCCGTGGTTCCTTCGGTACAGCGGCCGGATCTCCCATGTCTCCCCCTTCAGACGTGACGCGTACGCCGGGAGAATTATGGCCACAGAAGCCCAGCGGGCGTGGGAAGTACGAGGGGGAGGAACGCCGTGCGCGAGATAGGTGTCATTGGCGGAAACCGCTATTTCGGAAAGCGGCTGATTGCCCGGCTGCTGGCCGCCGGAGACCACGTCACCGTCATCAATCGAGGTTCCTCCGCACCGCCCGCCGGGGCGGTGCATCTCGTCGCGGACCGCAATGACGGACATTCCCTGGAGAAGGCGCTGGGGTCACGCACCTTCGATGTCGTGGTCGACCAGGTCTGCTACACACCGCGGCAGGCGGAGATCGCGCGCCGGGTCTTCGCGGGACGCACTCGGCGGTACGTCATGACCTCCACCGTCGAGGTGTACGAGTACGAGGACTCGGCGGATCTCGTACGGGAGGACGCCGTGGACCCCCGTGCCGTGCCCGTCGACCTCGGACTCCCCTGGGACGAACCGGAGTTCCTCGACAGCCACTACGGGGAGGGCAAGCGTCAGGCCGAGGCGGTGTTCGCGGCCGGCCCCGCGTTCCCGTACACGGCCGTCCGGGTGGCCCACGTCCTGGGCGGGGACGACGACTTCACCGGCCGCCTCCAGCACTACGCGGAGCGCGTCCGCACGGGCGAGCCGATCGCCGTACCGCCCGTGAACCACCCGGCGACGTACATCCACGTCGAGGAGATCGCCGACTTCCTGTTCTGGGCGGCGGGCGAGGACTTCACGGGCCCGGTCAACGCGGCCTCCCACGGGCCGCTGACCACGCAGGAGCTGTGCGAGGCGATCGCCGCGCACCTCCCGGACGGCAAGACCCTCCTGCGTCCCGTCGAGGTGGGCGAGGTCTCCCCCTTCTCCTTCAGCCGTTCCTACGGCATGGACAACTCCCGGGCCGGCCGGCTCGGGTTCGCCTTCGGCGACGCGCGGGCGTGGCTGCCGCAGGCTGTGGCGGAGACGCTGGGAAGGGACGCCTGACATGCGGTACCGCACGCTTGGCGGCCTGCGCGTGAGCGCCGTGGGGCTCGGCGCGATGCCCCTGTCCATCGAGAACCGGCCGGACGAGGCGCGGGCCCTGGCCACGGTGCACGCCGCCCTCGACGCGGGCGTCACCCTCCTGGACACCGCGGACTCCTACCACTTGCCCGGGGACGAGCCCGGCCACAACGAGCGGCTCGTGGCCCGCGCCCTGGCGTCGTACGGCGGCGACACGGCGGACGTCCTGGTGGCCACGAAGGGCGGGCGCGGGCGACCGGCCGACGGCAGCTGGACGGTGAACGGCTCCCCGCGCCACCTCAAGGCGGCGGCCGAGGCCTCCCTGAAGCGGCTCGGCGTGGCGGCGATCGGCCTCTACCAGCTCCACAAGCCCGACCCCGCCGTCCCCTTCGAGGACTCGGTCGGCGCCCTGCGCGAACTCCTCGACGAGGGCAAGGTCCGGCTGGTCGGCCTCTCCAACACGGACACCGACCAGATCTGCCGGGCCCGCGCGATCCTCGGCGACCGGCTGGTCTCCGTCCAGAACCAGTACTCCCCCGCGGTACGCGACAGCGACCCCGAGCTCCGCCTCTGCGCCGAGCTGGGCCTCGCCTTCATGCCGTGGAGCCCCCTGGGCGGCATCTCCCGCAGCTCCCTGGACGGCTCCTCGGAACTGGCACCCGAGGGCTTCGACGCCTTCCACGAAGTGGCCCGCGAGCGCGGTGTCAGCCCCCAACGGATCTGCCTGGCCTGGCTGCTGTCGCTCTCCCCCACCGTGCTCCCGATCCCGGGCTCCGGCCGCCCGGAGACGATCCGCGACTCGGCGGCCGCGGCGGACCTGGTGCTGAGCGCGGTGGAGCTGGCACGGCTGGGCCACTACTAGGACCTGTCCGTCAGGCGTGCGCGGCCACGCCCGCGGACTCCTCGACCTCCAGGAGCGACGCGCTGTGCCGCTCCTCCTCGAACGCCTTGCGTCCGCCGCGCAGCCCGAAGAGGCGTTTGGCGAGGGCGATGTAGAGGACGGCGAGGATGTTGAGGACCAGGGTGGCGATCTTCAAGTAGCTGACGTGCTCGGTGAGTTCGTAGATCTCCAGAGGCAGGAAGGCGGCGGTGGCGACCACCGTCAGATACTCCGCCCAGCGCTTGGCGTACCAGAGGCCGCCCGCCTCGACGAGTTCGATCAGCGCGTACGCCAGCAGCAGCGCGGCCACCAGGGCCAGCGTGGAGTGCTTGTAGCCGAAGGACTTCTGGATGGTGCCGACGACCGGCGAGTGGTCGAGGTCGTAGTGGAAGTGCCTGAAGACCGGCCGGAAGACTGCGAGGTTCTCGTCGAAGAGCCGGCGCACCGAGTCCTGGCTGTTGCTGAACTTCCACACCGCGGCCGCGACCAGCACGATGAACACCCCGCGCACGGCCCGTTCGATCGCCAGGAAGCGCAGGATGAACAGATCGCGCAGCACCTTGCCGCGCGGCACCAGGGGAGCGTCCTGCGCGGGGCCCGAGCCATGTGGTTCGTCCAGCACGAAATCGCCGCAGCGCAGACAGCGCCAGGCCTCGCCGAGGCTCGTCTCGGCGCGCAGCCGCCGGCGCAGTTCCGGCTCGTCGGGCGCGTACGTCACATGGCCTTTGCGCGCACACGTCCGCCGGTCCCAGTCGATCTTCATACTCCGTGTCCTCCGCAGAACATGCCGCGCCGTGCCGGTCAGTCCGGCACGGCACGGTAGTGCATGTTCTACGAGACGGAGGCCCGAGGGTCACGGTTCCGAGGCGGGCGAGGATGCGCTCAGCGCGTCGCCGCGCCGGTGAGCTCCGGTAGTTCCTGCGCCACCTGCTCCGGGGCCTCCCCCGGGTGCGCACCGCCCTTTCGGGGCAGCAGGACGGCGACCAGCACGGTCCCCACTCCCAGGATCACCGCGCCGATCAGGCTGGTGTGCGCCACCGCGTCCGAGAAGGACGAACCGACGGCGTCCGCCATCCGCTGCGCCCCGTGGGCGAGCTGGTCGGCCTGCGCCTTCAGCTGCGCGGCCTTCTCGGTGTTCCCGGCGTGCCCCGCCCGCGCGGCCTGGTCGCCGAGCTGCCGGGCCTTGTCGCCGATGCCCTGGGCGACCGCGTAGCCCGCGCCGACCGAGTCCTGTGCCGTGGACAGGGCGCCCGCCGGGAGCTTGCTGCCCGCGGTGGCGTCCGAGAGGTGCGAGGAGTACGAACTCGCCAGCACGGAACCGAGGATCGCGATGCCGAGTGAGCCGCCGAGCTCCAGCGAGGTGTCGTTGACGGCGCCGCCGACGCCGAGTTCGGCCTCGGGGAACGCGCCCATGATGGCGTCCGTGCAGGGCGAGAGCGCGAGCCCGATCGCGAGGCCCAGGATGGTGAGGGGCAGCACGAAATCGCCGTACGAGGATGCCGCGTCGACCCGGGTGAGCAGCGCGAGCGCCGCAGTGCCGCCGACCATGCCCGCGGTGACCGTGATCTTCATGCCGACGCGCGGGGTGAGGTACCCGGTGAGCGCCGAGCCGACGAACACGGCCCCGGCGAGCGGCAGCATCCGCACCCCGGTGTCCAGCGCGTCGTAGCCGAGGACGAACTGGAGGTGCTGGGTGAGGTAGTAGAAGGCGCCGAAGACGGCAAGGAAGAAGAGGGCGACGGCGAGGTTGGAGCCGGCGAACCGGCGGTGGGCGAAGCGGCGTACGTCGACGACCGGGCGCGGGTGGCGCAGCTCCCAGACCACGAAGGCCACGAGGCCGGCACCCGCGACGACCGCGGCGGTCACGGCTTTGACGCCCCATCCGAAGTGCGGCCCCTCGATGATCATGTAGACCAGCGAGCCGATCCAGACCACGGACAGCAGGCCGCCGACGTGGTCGATGCGGTGGTGGTGCGCGGCCCTGGACGGCGGTACGAGGACGAGGGCGCCGACGATCGCGAGCGCGGCGATGGGCACGTTGATCAGGAACGTGGACGACCAGCCGTGGTGCTCCAGCAGCGCACCGGCGACCAGTGGCCCGGCCGCGATGGCGAGTCCGGCGGTGGCGGTCCACAAGGTGATCGCCTTCGCCCGCTCCTCGCGCGGGAAGGTCGCGGCGAGCAGGGAGAGCGTCGCGGGCATGATCAGGGCGGCGCCGACGCCCATCACGGCACGGGCCGCGATGACCCCGGTGGAACTGTCGACGAGCGAGCCCGCGACCGCGCCCCCGCCGAAGACGACGAGCCCCAGGATGAGGGCGCCGCGCCGGCTGTACTTGTCGCCGATCGCGCCGAGCAGCAGCATCAGCGCGGCGTACGGGACGGTGTAGCCGTCGATGACCCACTGCAGGTCCGCGCTGGACAGGCCCAGGTCCTGGGTCATGTCGGGGGCCGCGACCGTGAGGGCGGTGTTCGCCATCACGATGATCAGCAGGCTCAGGCAGAGCACCAGCAGCGCCCACCAGCGTCGGGCGTAGGGCCGGCCCATCCCCTCGACCGGTTCGTTCATGACGAGACGCATGACTACGGTCGCCCTCTCTCTCGTTCTTCTTGCACACTGACGTGTAATTGCTCAACCATGTGCAATGTACGTCCATGCACACAGCTGTGCAAATGAAGGAGGTGGAGCCCTTGTGGAGGGCACGAGTGATCACCTCGCGCGGCTCCGGGGGCGTGCAGAATGGCAGCCATGACCACGGGTAGTGCCAGCCGCGCGGATGCGAATCGCCGCCGTATCCTCGACGTCGCGCTCGCCGAGCTGCTGCGCGACCCCGACGCGTCCATGGACCAGATCGCACGGGCCGCGGGCGTCGTACGGCGCACGGTGTACGGGCACTTCCCGAGCCGCGAGGCCCTGATCGGCACGTTGACCGACGGCGCGGTGGAGGCGGTGGCCGCGGCGCACGCGGCGGGCCGGGAGAGCGGCCGGGACCCGGCGGAATCGCTGGTCCGCTCGACGCTCGCCGTCTGGGAGATCGCCGACCGCTACCGGCTGCTGGTCGCCCTCGCCCAGCGCAGCGTCACGGTCCAGGGCATCCGTGAGCGGCTGACGCCGGTGCGCGAGGCCTGCGCGGAGCTGTTGCGGCGCGGCCTCGACCAGGGCGTGTTCGAGTCCGCGCTGCCGGCGCCCGCACTGGCGTACGTGCACGAGCAGATGCTGTTCGCCCTCATGGAGGCGGTGAACGACGGCCTGCTGGCACCGGAAGAGGCGGGCCGCTCCGCCGCGATCACCATGCTGACCGCGGCGGGCGTACCCGCCTCCAGAGCCACCGAACTGGTGACCAAGCTGAGCGATTGAGCTGTTGAGGTTCTTCTTCGCACTTCTTCGGCAAAACACCGAGCGGCCAGGTCTACGGGGGGAGAACCTGGCCGCCCGGCGGCTTGGGGGGGCTTATGAGCCCCGTGCGGGACCGCGCCCGTCAGGGGCGCGAGGAACTGCGCGACAAGCCACGATCCACACGCAGCCTCCGAACGACCCGCAGCCCCTCTTCCAGCGGAGCGCCTACGCTTTCGCCAGCTCCTTCTCCCCGCCCTGCTCGGGGATCTCCGCGGCGACGTCCGAGACGTCATCCTCGTCGTTGTCCAGCAGAGTCTTCTCGTCGAACGGCAGCTCACCGGCGAGAACCCGGTTCACCCGCTCCTTGTCGACCTCACCGGTCCACGTACCGATCAGCAGCGTGGCGACCGCGTTGCCCGCGAAGTTGGTGACCGCACGCGCCTCGCTCATGAAGCGGTCGATACCGATGATCAGACCGACACCGTCCACCAGCGCGGGCTTGTGCGACTGCAGACCACTGGCCAGGACGGCGATACCGGAGCCGGAGACACCCGCCGCGCCCTTCGAGGCGACCATCATGAAGAGCAGCAGGCCGATCTGCTGACCGATGCTCATCGGCTGGTCCATCGCGTCGGCGATGAACAGCGAGGCCATGGTCAGGTAGATCATCGTGCCGTCGAGGTTGAAGGAGTAGCCGGTCGGCACGGTGATGCCGACGACCGGGCGGCTGACACCCAGGTGCTCCATCTTGGCGATGAGCCGCGGCAGCGCGGACTCGGACGACGAGGTGGAGACGATCAGCAGGAACTCCCGGCCGAGGTACTTCAGCAGCTGGAAGAGGCTGACCTTGGCGACGAGCTTCGTGAGCGTGCCGAGCACGATGACGATGAAGAGCGCACAGGTGATGTAGAAGCCGAGCATGATCGTGCCCAGCGCCTTCAGCGCGTCCATGCCGGTCTCGCCGATCACGGCGGCCATGGCGCCGAAGGCACCGACGGGCGCGGCCCACATGATCATGCCGAGGATGCGGAAGACCAGCTTCTGGATGTGCTCGACACCCTTGAGCACCGGCTGTCCCGCACGGCCCATGGCCTGCAGCGCGAAGCCCACGAGGAGGGCGATCAGCAGGGTCTGGAGCACCTGGCCCTCGGTGAAGGCCGAGACGAAGGTGGTCGGGATGATCCCGAGGATGAAGTCGACGGGGCCCTCGGCGGCGGCCGCGGCCTGCGTGTGCCCGACGCCCTTCACGGCCTCGGTCAGGTGCATCCCGCTGCCCGGGTGGATGATGTTGCCGACGACCAGGCCGATGGCCAGCGCCACGAAGGACATACAGATGAAGTAGCCGAGCGCGAGACCGCCGACCTTGCCGACCTTGGCGGCCTTGCGTACCGAGCCGACGCCGAGCACGATCGTGCAGAAGATGATCGGGGAGATCATCATCTTGATCAGGCTCACGAAGCCCGTGCCGATCGGCTTGAGCTCCTTGGCGAAGTCCGGTGCGGCGAACCCGACGGCGATGCCGAGCACAACCGCGATGATCACCGCGATGTACAGATAGTGGGTGCGGTCCCGCTTGGCTGCGGGTGCGGCAGGTGCCGTTTGGGTGCTGGCCACGGCTGCCCTCCTTGACGACGTCATCGGCATCATCCGGCGTGCGGCTCACGTCCGGCGGAACCCGGTGTGCGGCCTGCTCCTGGGGGGATCCCAGGGTGCGGCTCACTCGGGGGGATCCCGGGGTGCGGCTCACTCCGGGGGATGCGGTGACTATCTCCCGCCCTGTGAGGGCGGTCACCCTTCCGTTCATTTAGTACATCGAAACAGCGATCGGCACGACTCACACACTGGCGTGCTAGTTTCTGAGCATGGGGGATCACGTGAAGCGGGCGTTCAAGTACCGCTTCTATCCGAACGACGCGCAGGCGGCTCAACTGACGCGCACGTTCGGTTGTGTGCGCAAGGTCTACAACCTGGCCCTGCAGGCCCGCACCACGGCCTGGTTCACCGAGCACCGCCGGATCAACTACGTCCAGACCTCCGCGCTGCTGACCGATTGGAAGAAGACCGAGGAGTACGCCTTCCTGGCCGAAGTCTCGTCGGTTCCGCTGCAGCAGACGCTGCGGCACCTGCAGGGCGCCTTCACCAACTTCTTCGAGAGGCGCTCCGCCTACCCGCGCTTCAAGTCCCTCAAGAAGTCGCGCAAGTCCGCGGAGTACACCCGCTCGGCTTTCACCTACCGCGATGGTCGGCTGACCTTGGCGAAGATGCAGGAGCCGCTGGACATCGCCTGGTCCAGG is a window of Streptomyces mirabilis DNA encoding:
- a CDS encoding MFS transporter, whose amino-acid sequence is MRLVMNEPVEGMGRPYARRWWALLVLCLSLLIIVMANTALTVAAPDMTQDLGLSSADLQWVIDGYTVPYAALMLLLGAIGDKYSRRGALILGLVVFGGGAVAGSLVDSSTGVIAARAVMGVGAALIMPATLSLLAATFPREERAKAITLWTATAGLAIAAGPLVAGALLEHHGWSSTFLINVPIAALAIVGALVLVPPSRAAHHHRIDHVGGLLSVVWIGSLVYMIIEGPHFGWGVKAVTAAVVAGAGLVAFVVWELRHPRPVVDVRRFAHRRFAGSNLAVALFFLAVFGAFYYLTQHLQFVLGYDALDTGVRMLPLAGAVFVGSALTGYLTPRVGMKITVTAGMVGGTAALALLTRVDAASSYGDFVLPLTILGLAIGLALSPCTDAIMGAFPEAELGVGGAVNDTSLELGGSLGIAILGSVLASSYSSHLSDATAGSKLPAGALSTAQDSVGAGYAVAQGIGDKARQLGDQAARAGHAGNTEKAAQLKAQADQLAHGAQRMADAVGSSFSDAVAHTSLIGAVILGVGTVLVAVLLPRKGGAHPGEAPEQVAQELPELTGAATR
- a CDS encoding thioredoxin family protein: MASVTDADFETEVIGAELPVLVEFTADWCPPCRQMGPVLSALAAEEGERLKVVQLDVDTNPLTTNAYRVLSMPTFMVFRGGEPVKSMVGARPKRRLLEELSDVL
- a CDS encoding HelD family protein, with protein sequence MRPGAELSNRGANAESTTGFPDDELLHEQEFIDGLYARVDALRGDTEASVGDALAQGNTPMQARLERDVLVAERSGLLAALNAVDGSLCFGRIDLTSGVTHHIGRIGIRADDTEHTPILIDWRAPVARPFYLATGHTPMDLRRRRHITTDGRRVTDLHDEILDLGDHERTGHEDPTGDAVLLSALNSARTGRMSDIVQTIQAEQDRIIRAPHKGVLVVEGGPGTGKTAVALHRAAYLLYEYRELLAKRAVLIVGPNPAFLGYIGEVLPSLGETGVLLATVGELFPGVRATAGDTPRAAAVKGRADMAEVLAAVVQGRQVLPDPVIAIEHDRDILMLDAGLVQVARERTREAKLPHNVAREYFEGHILNTLTDMLAERIGTDPFDGSNLLDPSDITQIRDDLAENPEVWSAIDQLWPRLTPQSLVADFLADPEGYVPDEDADAIRRPVDGAWTTADVPLLDEAAELLGEDDRVARALADQERRAQVAYAQGVLDVSYASRTYEFEDKDEEDSEVLSAHNIIDAERMAERHEEEDHRSAAERAAADRTWAFGHIIVDEAQELSPMAWRLLMRRIPTRSMTLVGDPAQTAEAAGVGSWSEILTPYVEDRWEHKRLAVNYRTPSEIMDVAAGVLRAQHPDFEPPRSVRSTGVRPWARAAGDDLPGTVAKAVAELTPAEGRLAVIAPRELHTSLAARLEDVTAGEEPDLTRTVVLLDPRQAKGLEFDSVLVVEPARYGTSDLYVALTRATQALGIVYEGELPEALRAATV
- a CDS encoding aldo/keto reductase, giving the protein MRYRTLGGLRVSAVGLGAMPLSIENRPDEARALATVHAALDAGVTLLDTADSYHLPGDEPGHNERLVARALASYGGDTADVLVATKGGRGRPADGSWTVNGSPRHLKAAAEASLKRLGVAAIGLYQLHKPDPAVPFEDSVGALRELLDEGKVRLVGLSNTDTDQICRARAILGDRLVSVQNQYSPAVRDSDPELRLCAELGLAFMPWSPLGGISRSSLDGSSELAPEGFDAFHEVARERGVSPQRICLAWLLSLSPTVLPIPGSGRPETIRDSAAAADLVLSAVELARLGHY
- a CDS encoding cation:dicarboxylate symporter family transporter produces the protein MMPMTSSRRAAVASTQTAPAAPAAKRDRTHYLYIAVIIAVVLGIAVGFAAPDFAKELKPIGTGFVSLIKMMISPIIFCTIVLGVGSVRKAAKVGKVGGLALGYFICMSFVALAIGLVVGNIIHPGSGMHLTEAVKGVGHTQAAAAAEGPVDFILGIIPTTFVSAFTEGQVLQTLLIALLVGFALQAMGRAGQPVLKGVEHIQKLVFRILGMIMWAAPVGAFGAMAAVIGETGMDALKALGTIMLGFYITCALFIVIVLGTLTKLVAKVSLFQLLKYLGREFLLIVSTSSSESALPRLIAKMEHLGVSRPVVGITVPTGYSFNLDGTMIYLTMASLFIADAMDQPMSIGQQIGLLLFMMVASKGAAGVSGSGIAVLASGLQSHKPALVDGVGLIIGIDRFMSEARAVTNFAGNAVATLLIGTWTGEVDKERVNRVLAGELPFDEKTLLDNDEDDVSDVAAEIPEQGGEKELAKA
- a CDS encoding NAD-dependent epimerase/dehydratase family protein is translated as MREIGVIGGNRYFGKRLIARLLAAGDHVTVINRGSSAPPAGAVHLVADRNDGHSLEKALGSRTFDVVVDQVCYTPRQAEIARRVFAGRTRRYVMTSTVEVYEYEDSADLVREDAVDPRAVPVDLGLPWDEPEFLDSHYGEGKRQAEAVFAAGPAFPYTAVRVAHVLGGDDDFTGRLQHYAERVRTGEPIAVPPVNHPATYIHVEEIADFLFWAAGEDFTGPVNAASHGPLTTQELCEAIAAHLPDGKTLLRPVEVGEVSPFSFSRSYGMDNSRAGRLGFAFGDARAWLPQAVAETLGRDA
- a CDS encoding MerR family transcriptional regulator; protein product: MRIGELAARAGTTTRTLRYYESRGLLPARRGENGYRTYDEHDLRLLRQIRTLQDFGFDLEETRPFVECLRAGHPQGDSCPASLAIYRRKLGELDSLIDELQAVRAEVGAQLARAERARDELAAEAEVPGGPEPVCELEGRTR
- a CDS encoding TetR/AcrR family transcriptional regulator, which produces MAAMTTGSASRADANRRRILDVALAELLRDPDASMDQIARAAGVVRRTVYGHFPSREALIGTLTDGAVEAVAAAHAAGRESGRDPAESLVRSTLAVWEIADRYRLLVALAQRSVTVQGIRERLTPVREACAELLRRGLDQGVFESALPAPALAYVHEQMLFALMEAVNDGLLAPEEAGRSAAITMLTAAGVPASRATELVTKLSD
- a CDS encoding DUF2127 domain-containing protein encodes the protein MKIDWDRRTCARKGHVTYAPDEPELRRRLRAETSLGEAWRCLRCGDFVLDEPHGSGPAQDAPLVPRGKVLRDLFILRFLAIERAVRGVFIVLVAAAVWKFSNSQDSVRRLFDENLAVFRPVFRHFHYDLDHSPVVGTIQKSFGYKHSTLALVAALLLAYALIELVEAGGLWYAKRWAEYLTVVATAAFLPLEIYELTEHVSYLKIATLVLNILAVLYIALAKRLFGLRGGRKAFEEERHSASLLEVEESAGVAAHA
- a CDS encoding Lrp/AsnC family transcriptional regulator encodes the protein MGDPAAVPKEPRQPRAGANETSVAFDALDRQILELLQSDGRIKLSELGRRVRLSPAAVAERVRRLESTGAVTGYGAHVSPPLLGYGIQAFVRVNPHGGYTLRHPRTLELISRPEIIEVHHVVGEDCWILKVAVADTIHLEDVLEQTSALGRTTTSIVLSSPVERKPLLPLP